In the genome of Entelurus aequoreus isolate RoL-2023_Sb linkage group LG15, RoL_Eaeq_v1.1, whole genome shotgun sequence, one region contains:
- the ankrd33ba gene encoding ankyrin repeat domain-containing protein 33B: protein MVLITDDRDGGVASSLRVKPLQQQKAGGGIVQIHPTVAGEDPDEDFEEEDDEEEEDDEDFEEVDFEDLDDTRSIASDDSFYPPDDAFADSERSPSPPSPELMTFFRACCSKNAAIVRIMIRQGLTEAEVKQTDRNNKTGLLVACYQGYVDVVIALSQCPYLDANWQDSEGNTALITAAQAGHVTITNYLLNYYSGLDIERRNCHGFTALMKAAMQGRVECVRSLMMAGATLNALDCGRQMTAREWALFTGRFETAWVMARLMERPCPRQINDAYSLEWPSLASLVSKAREPRGCLKRFSDTVRDVFNIANVTNPEDSGIIDHLVCVTTAIRSPFIAVTCHTVCPNSPPSVGKRRYAVPEIIRQQRAKELSAINPDRVDTHLQLFQNSRVTLVPKPSHDRRASLQPQNAVPRARSSSLEMLSFTGAGLRRPSLLPLHMVLRRSSVRPGWTIPKVRVSKAPTPTYEPEKVRRKSSAKDGGGRHLLQIPKWRYKELKEERRKAEEAERRRLEAIGKTHLTVGKRK from the exons ATGGTGCTGATCACGGACGATAGAGATGGAGGAGTCGCATCGTCGCTCCGGGTCAAGCCGCTCCAGCAGCAGAAAGCCGGCGGGGGAATCGTTCAAATCCACCCGACCGTAGCGGGGGAGGACCCTGATGAAGACTTTGAGGAGGAGgatgacgaagaagaagaagatgacgaGGATTTTGAAGAAGTGGACTTTGAGGACTTGGACGACACAAGGAGCATCGCGTCGGACGACTCCTTTTACCCGCCCGATGATGCGTTCGCGGACTCGGAGCGCTCCCCGTCCCCACCGAGTCCGGAGCTGATGACGTTCTTCCGGGCGTGCTGCAGCAAAAACGCCGCTATAGTACGGATCATGATACGGCAGGGACTCACGGAGGCCGAGGTCAAGCAGACGGACCGGAACAACAAG ACAGGGCTGCTGGTTGCTTGTTACCAAGGTTACGTCGATGTTGTCATAGCGCTGTCTCAGTGTCCGTATCTGGACGCTAACTGGCAGGACAGTGAAGGCAACACTGCCCTCATCACTGCAGCACAGGCAG GTCACGTGACAATCACCAACTACCTGCTTAACTACTACTCAGGCTTGGACATCGAGAGGAGAAACTGTCACGGCTTCACGGCTCTGatgaaagctgccatgcagggtcGTGTGGAGTGTGTGCGCTCGCTCATGATGGCAG GAGCCACCCTGAATGCACTGGACTGTGGCCGCCAAATGACCGCCAGGGAATGGGCATTGTTCACTGGCCGCTTTGAAACAGCTTGGGTGATGGCCAGACTCATGGAACGACCCTGCCCGCGCCAAATTAACGATGCATACAG TCTAGAATGGCCCTCGCTGGCATCCCTGGTGTCCAAAGCCCGGGAGCCCCGTGGTTGTCTTAAGCGTTTCTCGGACACAGTCCGCGATGTCTTCAACATCGCCAATGTTACCAACCCTGAGGACTCCGGCATAATTGACCACCTGGTGTGTGTGACGACAGCCATCAGGAGCCCCTTCATCGCAGTCACCTGTCATACGGTGTGTCCAAACAGCCCTCCGAGTGTGGGCAAACGACGCTACGCGGTTCCAGAGATCATCCGCCAGCAGCGAGCCAAAGAGCTCAGCGCCATCAACCCGGACAGGGTGGACACCCACCTCCAGCTTTTCCAGAACTCCAGGGTCACACTGGTGCCCAAGCCCTCACATGACCGGCGGGCCAGCCTTCAGCCGCAGAACGCAGTGCCTCGAGCGAGGAGCTCCAGCTTGGAAATGTTGTCTTTTACCGGAGCCGGGCTACGAAGGCCCAGCCTGCTTCCCTTGCACATGGTGCTCAGGAGGAGCAGCGTCAGGCCGGGATGGACCATTCCCAAGGTGAGGGTGTCCAAAGCCCCCACACCCACTTATGAGCCAGAAAAGGTGCGCAGGAAGAGCAGTGCCAAAGATGGAGGAGGTAGGCACTTGCTGCAGATCCCCAAGTGGCGATACAAGGAGCTCAAAGAGGAGAGGAGGAAAGCGGAGGAGGCTGAAAGGAGGAGACTCGAGGCCATAGGCAAGACGCACCTCACTGTCGGGAAGAGGAAGTAG